ATGTTTGTTGTAATCATGAATTCAAGTTTCATGTTTCTTTATATTCGACAGTTTCATTAATAAATAACAAGGAGCCAATATAAAATAAAAAAATAAAAAAACGCACACCTCACAAATTTAGGCGGGCTGGATCCGATCTTTTTGGTTGGTTGGTGTTTGCAGGTTTTGTGATGAAGCTTTGATATTTCTTTGGAGTCTAGTTTCTTCTAGAGATATGCGGTGATCGGTGGCAGTCAGCGGTGACGTTGTGGGTTGGACGACGACGTGGATGTGCTGCTGGTCCGGCAACATGGTAGCGAGAGGGGAGGTGGCGAGGCAGAGGTCTGGGCTGGAAGAGTTGGGCTGGGCCATCTACTCAGATGTTTTGGGCTTGGATTCTTGATAGGCATAAGTTAGGCTAAGGTTTCCTTTTGGGCCATGGTTTGGTTTCTATTTTATTTTTATCTTTTTATTGTTATTAGTTTAAACTAGGCTGTTTGTAGGTCTAGAACATTTTCTTAGTTTTGGGCTTTGTCTTATAACTAGGGTTGTTGATACTCTGGAGTAGCCCCTTCTGTGTAGGGTGGTCCTGGATGTGGTCAAATAATAATAGGTTATGGACATGTCATTTCCTCTTTGTGTGTCTTGGTGACCGGCTACTTGGTTCTTTGTCACCAAGACATGTTTTTGTGTCGACCTTGTATATGGTTTATGACATTAAAATAGCTTAGGGTGGCTTAGGTTTTTAGGTCTTAAGTTTCTGAATTGTTTTGCATGGTTCAATTCTTTTGTGTCTTAGAGGGCGGATTGTGTTTATGTTGTACTCATACTTTCAGATTAATGGATTGATGTCGCCCTATTATAAAAAAACAAAAAAAAACAAATCTTAAGTTTCTGAGTTGTTTTGTATGGTTCAATTCTTTCGGGTACGGATTGTGTTTATGATGTACTTCTATTTTCAGATTAATAGATTGATGTCATCCTATTATCTACAAATAATAATAATGAGTCATTACTTCCGCACACAAAAAGAAAAAAACAAATATCTCTATTATATATTTATATTTTGTTGTAAAGTCATTTCAAATATGGTACTTTCAAATATCAACTTTAAACATAGCATTTGATTGATAAGTAAGAAACACTACTAGTCATTGTTACGAGTGCTATAAAGCTGCTATACAATTTATAGTGATGATTTATGATTTACCCTAAAGTTATCACACATAAAGAACGCTTTAAAAGCAATTTGTCACTTCAATTTTTCCTTTAGATTATCCTAACTTCAAATAAAAGCTGCCTCAAGGATGCCTAGACAATTTCTTATGGCATCTTTTTCTATTAATTGTTTTAGTATGCAGTATATGATTTTTTTTTTTTTTGGGTCTGATAATTGAGCCTATAAGATTCTTAATTCGTTGAGAAAATAAAATACAAAAGAAAAACAAAATTAAATTTCTTATGTTTCTGTTTTTTATTTTCTCCCAACTTTTAAAAATAACAACCAAGAGTCCTGGGCCACATGATGTAAGTAATTTTGTTTGTTATGAACATCATGAAATTAATCACCAAATTAGGGAAGAATTAGAAAGAGAGGGATATTTTTGTGTCATGGGTGTCATCCACTAAGAAGCTGATATTATTTTTCGATTGATGCAAATATTTTATTTGGTTTATTGATTGTGTAGGCGCGTGTTGCATTGCATGGGATCGGAGAAGACAGAGACAAGTGGAAGGGCAAAATGGGAAATGGCGAGACAGACAAGCGCAATTTCTCGCGTCCCGGCCCCCAGCAATATATAAATAGCAAGCCGCCCCATCTGACCGCTTTCGCTTTCTTTCTGTTCTCGTCCGTCCGACGCCACACGCGTCTGCTTCCCTCTCGGTTTCCATACGCGCCACTTCCGACCTAAATTCATACGTAATTTCATTTTCACCTATTTTCCCAGGTTTACGTTTACGCATGCGTTGACTTCCATATTTAGAGCCTACAGATTGATACTAACATTTCTAGTACGATTACATGTCTGTGCAAAATGCCAATATACACTATTTTGATATATTATATTTAAGAAGTTACATTAGGATATGTACTCTATATATAGTGGGTTGAGATGATAGACGATGAACAATATCTTCAATGTGCTATGTTCAGAATTTTGATGCAAAGTCAGACTTGACTTCCTATAGTTACGAGTCACAAAAAAGAATCATATTCTATTAACATAATTTTATTTTTAGTTTTCTAGATTGAAAAATATCCTAAGCATGTGGGTCCCTGATAAATAGACAATGCATTATGTTCCTACGTGGAGTTTCTGGAATTTTCCCACTTGGTTTATGGCACTGGTTAAGAAAATGATCGAGTGGCAAGTTCTATTTTGTCAAAAAAGTCATCTAACGAAGTTGGTCTAATAAAAACATGCTAGACTTAAAATGAGACGTACGTTGTTAGTTTGTAATATGAGATGAGGTATTTGATTCGAACTCTAGTTTATGAAAAACATCTATTATGACTTATAGTACTCCACATTTGACGTACTTAGCCACTATCCTAATACTGTGTAGCCCGGCGTACGATTCTCAGAAGTCATGACACCAAGATCCAAGGTAAAAAAAGAAAAGAAAAAGATTTGTTCTTATTTTCAGAGAAAATTCCAAGTCCATTTCGGGAGCACGGTGACGGTGTCTATAGGAGATGAGATAACAACTTGTTACGAGAAAGTCAAACACGGTTAGACAGACGGCTGAGATCGGAAATTACACGGTGTTCCTGCAAGTGGGGGCAAAAGCGTCGGTCACAGATGACCCATGGGCCATGCCCACCCTGGCGCGTGAGGACCCTCGTCTTCCATTATATTATGAAATCCTATGATTAATCTTTTTTGTTTTATTGAGGTACTGAACATGTGTGAGAAATGCAACTCCAGGTCTGGAGTCCAAGCCTCAACTTGGCATTGCTTATTATGAACAAAGCTGCTTAATTTACAACTTTAATAGTACAATATATATTGTGTAAAATGTAAAATAAAGCCCGCTTATCCCAAGCTCGGCCGGAGTCGGAAAACGAATCTCCAAATTCGTATTTGCCACGGCAAATAAGCCGATCATGAATGGCCTGGGAAACGGTTCGCTAGAATGGTCTATTAACTCTATATTAGTTTTGTGCATGTGAGAACTTGAATAAACCGTTACACACATAACACTGGGAATCTGTTGCTATCAGAAGCAAAGAGCAGGCAAGGTGCTTAAATCAAAACATAACCATCAAACTTAACAAGCAAGCAAACTATCCATAAAAACAGCCAAGCGGAGAGCCTCTCAGCTCTTGCTGAAAGCAGGGATTATAACACACATTGTTCCTGTCATTATGAAACATGCCCGAGACAGCTTCCAATCATCTATAACTCAGAATAACAACAATAACTTAATAGACGCAGAGGTCACAAGGATGGAAATCAGAGCATGGTGTGCAATAATACATCATAGAGGAATGCTCCTTCAGAGGCCGCTTGTTCATATTTTATCCAGCTTTTCAGCCTTGACAACAGGGTTGGCTTTTGCTATAGCATCCTGCGCAGCAGCTCGATAGTCATATTGACAGGCATGTTTATCAGAGTAGCGATGAACTGCACAGAATAGATGTCCACATCGGCAATTGAACCCAGTCAGACCAACACGTTTCCTGCAAGTGTTGCACCGGGTGGGAGTCTCTTTCACCTTCTCCTCATTGTTTGGAGGCGGAGTACTGGATGCCTCTGTTGAGATAAGAGGCAAATCTGGCGAACCAGCTTGGACATCTAAAGTCACAGCAGGCTTCTTTCCCCAGTTATTGGGAGTGGCATTCACAGCACTTTCAATGGACACTGCAGCGACTTTGGCCTGTTCTTGCTTCAGTACCAAGTCCTTGTGGCATTTGGAACACAAGTTCATGGTTGCTGCACTTCCAAAGAATCCACAGTTATTGGCACAAAGTTTGGGAGCTTCTGGAGGCGCTTGGCATCCTGTCTCGTTGTGCTCCATCCTCTTGAAATATTCCTGCACTACAATCCTCTCAGTTTTGCAATAAGGCAACCAAAGGCAGAAACAAAAAACTAATACTAATACAAATGAGCAATCCAACGTGTAGTAGAGTTAGTTACATGTTTTACAAAAGAGCAAGAGATAGCATCATATCTCAAGAGAAAATGACTTTTTAACTACAACTGTGACAGTGCCATGCAGAC
Above is a window of Fragaria vesca subsp. vesca linkage group LG7, FraVesHawaii_1.0, whole genome shotgun sequence DNA encoding:
- the LOC101292738 gene encoding zinc finger A20 and AN1 domain-containing stress-associated protein 8-like isoform 2, with the translated sequence MEHNETGCQAPPEAPKLCANNCGFFGSAATMNLCSKCHKDLVLKQEQAKVAAVSIESAVNATPNNWGKKPAVTLDVQAGSPDLPLISTEASSTPPPNNEEKVKETPTRCNTCRKRVGLTGFNCRCGHLFCAVHRYSDKHACQYDYRAAAQDAIAKANPVVKAEKLDKI